In a genomic window of Nomascus leucogenys isolate Asia chromosome 4, Asia_NLE_v1, whole genome shotgun sequence:
- the LOC100584979 gene encoding LOW QUALITY PROTEIN: uncharacterized protein LOC100584979 (The sequence of the model RefSeq protein was modified relative to this genomic sequence to represent the inferred CDS: deleted 1 base in 1 codon) → MYPLCAGRRAMLSELRARPAPLLLLTSVLSETLAEKGDHISFVIGPFRPRLGPPSDPEPRGWRLLSGALDESVEPATAPRGELGSRVANAAGSRPRHLSETSRRSGRGWPRPRCAYRALLPPCPGLLGLCTTPPIRVRACARARPLFLCFAASASSSSSSSSLQYAGYWD, encoded by the exons ATGTACCCGCTCTGCGCGGGCCGTCGTGCAATGCTATCCGAGCTCCGCGCGCGCCCTgcgcccctcctcctcctcacgtCCGTCCTCTCTGAAACCTTGGCAGAGAAGGGGGATCACATTTCCTTTGTCATCGGGCCATTTCGCCCTCGCCTTGGTCCCCCCTCCGATCCTGAGCCTCGGGGATGGAGGCTCCTCTCGGGCGCGCTGGATGAATCAGTGGAACCGGCAACAGCCCCGCGCGGCGAGCTCGGGAGCCGCGTGGCCAACGCCGCCGGCTCGCGCCCGCGTCATCTTTCTGAAACGAGTCGCCGATCCGGACGCGGGTGGCCTCGGCCGCGTTGCGCCTACCGAGCTTTGCTCCCGCCGTGCCCCGGCCTCCTGGGGCTTTGCACAACTCCCCCAATTCGGGTT CgtgcgtgcgcgcgcgcgcgccccctctttctctgctttgccgcctctgcctcctcctcctcctcctcctcttctcttcagTACGCCGGTTATTGGGACTGA